TGAACTGGTTGTTATTAAGGTTTATCACTTGAATGTTCGCCTTCCCTAGTGACCGTGGAATCGGTCCGGATAAGTTGTTAAAATAGAGGGTTAATGAGCTTATTAGAGTGCTTTTGAAATAGCCGAATGACTTGGGGATGGACCCTGTGAGGTGGTTTATGCCAAGGTTGATCGCTGATATTTTGGGAAGTCGAGAGAGGGAAGATGGAACAGGGCCGGTTAGCTTATTGTCGTAAAGGTAAAGAAATTGTAAGTTATTCATGTATCCGAAAAAGGATGGGATATGACCAGAGAGGTTGTTAGTGTGAAGGTTAGCTGTTTGTAGCTTGCGTAACTGACCGAGTGATGAAGGGATTGAGCCGGTAAGGTTGTAAGAGGACAAATCGAGTGTAGTAACATGGCCGTGTTTATCACAACTAACAACGCCTGACCAATTGTTGCAACAATCAGTATTGGGATCCCAAGTGTTGAAGGCGGGCACATTGTTAAAATGGTGTTTGATATCGAGGAGGGCCTTTTTGTCATTTGGGTTACATACGGAGGAAGCTAGGTTGAGGGATGAAAGGAATAGCAAGAGGGTGAAGAGAAGGAGAGAGCTTTTTAGTGCAGGAGCTTGCATGGTTTTGTTGGCTACTTAATTTGGAATGGGAATTAAAGGGGAAGTTTTGTGGTTGATGTCCAAGTGTTTTTAATTCTATATATAGAAAGATGTCCAAGTGTGTAGCTTAGTGCAAAACAATAATGCACGTACGAATAATTTGCAAGTGGACTAGAGGCGGCCAAGCTAGCCGTCTCAGTGCAATGTCTCGTTGAAGGTGGGCTCACTATCTCAATAATGTTAGGATACTCATATTGGACAACTTTCCATTCGGTCCTACATTATTTTACGGAGTAATATGTTTGTTTACACAAATAATATAACTCCCTCTatataacaaaaataataaagaattcGTGCACTTAGGGTAGGGTAGAAAGAAGATAgaaacatttaaaaaaaaatagtgtaAACGAGGAAAATATTGCAATTATTCAGATACGACTGTAAGAGCAAGTGTTACAAGTATTCAGAAACACAGGGAGTACATCAAAAGGCTCAAACTCACAAGATATGGAATATAGAAATCGAAGAAGTGAGATAGATACAGCTCATGTCATACAGACATAAGACTAAAGAAAATTACTCGTTCTGAATAAAACTAAACATATAATCATCATGGAAATCAAATTCTCACTAaagatttgtacttgtattactCACGAACAACCATTAAAAAGAGACGAAAATCATTTAGCCACCCATAGAAATAGAATCATTCAAATGCATAAGTTGGGACTTAATGTCCAACATTACGTGGCTATTACTGCTAACAGCCTTAGTTGAGGACATTAGAAgagaaaataacaaaatttcTTCGCCTATTCAAATTGAACAGTATAATAGCTTCTAATCTTTCAGAGTATCCCTTAATATGGAGGGTGCAGATATTCTCATACGGAGTAACTAGGCAAACCAGCTTGAGAAATTTACAGCCCACTGACTAGTTAATATATCAAGAATTATACATCCTTGTTCTCTAAGGACATCAAGAACCAGCACAATGTTTTTACACTGAAATAggtcaaacaaaaaaaacaactttcgATTTGGCAGTACAAATTTATTCAACAATTCAGTCAACAAACTGCAGTTAATGAGTTTTAGAGGTAAAGGCTAAGGCAGAAAGATACATAGGAAAATACATCTTTTTTGAGAATAAGCCAAAGCATCGCCTCTCAAACACGAAAACAGTAATGCGAGGCTATTCTGTGGGTGCAGGCCTTTTCTTGACAGTGTACGGGTAGTACTCCTTACCATTGTCAACTCTTGTTGTCTGACCTCCAACATCAATTAGAGCAGAAGTCACAGCCAATGCAGCTCCAGCAGAGATTGCTGTTGGAATGCTCCTTCCTGAAATATACTTATACATtaaacaa
This genomic stretch from Spinacia oleracea cultivar Varoflay chromosome 3, BTI_SOV_V1, whole genome shotgun sequence harbors:
- the LOC110775762 gene encoding polygalacturonase inhibitor 1-like codes for the protein MQAPALKSSLLLFTLLLFLSSLNLASSVCNPNDKKALLDIKHHFNNVPAFNTWDPNTDCCNNWSGVVSCDKHGHVTTLDLSSYNLTGSIPSSLGQLRKLQTANLHTNNLSGHIPSFFGYMNNLQFLYLYDNKLTGPVPSSLSRLPKISAINLGINHLTGSIPKSFGYFKSTLISSLTLYFNNLSGPIPRSLGKANIQVINLNNNQFTGDASFLFSRDKTALFNIDISNNLLHFDFSNVDLPQNLAYIDITHNNIYGALPKRLGQLPLKSIDVSFNHLCGKIPTGRRLKQFSPTLFSHNNCLCGPPLAPCH